Proteins encoded by one window of Vibrio algicola:
- the glyQ gene encoding glycine--tRNA ligase subunit alpha — MQKYDVKTFQGMILALQDYWAQVGCTIVQPLDMEVGAGTSHPMTCLRAIGPEPIAVAYVQPSRRPTDGRYGENPNRLQHYYQFQVIIKPSPDNIQELYLGSLETLGIDTLVHDIRFVEDNWENPTLGAWGLGWEVWLNGMEVTQFTYFQQVGGLECKPVTGEITYGIERLAMYIQGVDSVYDLVWTDGPLGKVTYGDIFHQNEVEQSTYNFEHADVDFLLGFFDQCEKECQELLALETPLSLPAYERILKAGHAFNLLDARKAISVTERQRYILRIRNLTKAVAEAYYASREALGFPMCKNNDSKSEEK; from the coding sequence ATGCAAAAATACGACGTCAAAACCTTTCAAGGAATGATCCTCGCGCTGCAGGATTATTGGGCCCAAGTTGGCTGTACCATTGTTCAACCTTTAGATATGGAAGTAGGTGCGGGTACTTCTCACCCAATGACCTGCCTACGCGCGATCGGGCCTGAGCCAATTGCGGTTGCTTATGTACAACCATCACGTCGCCCTACTGATGGTCGTTACGGTGAAAACCCAAACCGCCTGCAACACTATTATCAGTTTCAAGTGATCATCAAACCATCACCTGACAATATTCAAGAGTTGTACTTAGGTTCACTAGAAACGTTAGGCATTGATACTTTAGTGCACGATATTCGTTTCGTAGAAGATAACTGGGAAAACCCAACTCTTGGTGCTTGGGGTCTTGGTTGGGAAGTATGGCTAAACGGCATGGAAGTGACACAATTTACTTACTTCCAACAAGTCGGTGGCCTTGAGTGTAAACCGGTTACTGGCGAGATCACTTACGGTATCGAACGTTTAGCCATGTACATCCAAGGTGTCGACTCTGTTTACGACTTAGTCTGGACTGATGGCCCGCTAGGTAAAGTGACTTATGGTGATATTTTCCATCAAAACGAAGTTGAGCAATCGACTTACAACTTCGAGCACGCGGATGTTGATTTCCTATTGGGCTTCTTCGATCAGTGTGAAAAAGAATGTCAGGAATTGCTGGCACTTGAAACACCGTTATCTTTACCCGCTTACGAGCGCATTTTAAAAGCGGGTCATGCCTTTAACCTACTCGATGCACGCAAAGCAATTTCTGTTACCGAACGTCAACGTTACATCTTACGTATTCGTAATTTAACTAAAGCAGTCGCCGAAGCTTATTACGCCTCTCGTGAAGCGTTGGGATTCCCAATGTGTAAAAACAATGACTCAAAAAGCGAGGAGAAGTAA
- a CDS encoding manganese efflux pump MntP — translation MLDVMLLALALSMDAFAVSIGLGSKLASQSPQSEQTKPLDLALKAGIYFGLFQALMPFIGFLGGHGVLGLIEGYASWIAFILLFFIGAKMIYEAFSEGIEDDICQVTHRIMLTLAIATSVDAMAAGFSLPLLDVNPFVACAIIGIVTFIFSFIGVFIGRKSGTWLESKAELAGGIVLILIAFKLLLV, via the coding sequence ATGTTAGATGTAATGTTATTAGCGTTAGCACTGAGTATGGATGCTTTTGCGGTGTCGATTGGTTTAGGCTCAAAATTGGCTAGTCAATCACCCCAATCAGAACAAACAAAACCGTTAGATTTAGCGCTTAAAGCTGGCATTTATTTTGGATTATTCCAAGCATTAATGCCGTTTATTGGCTTTTTAGGCGGCCATGGTGTGTTAGGTTTGATTGAAGGTTATGCGTCTTGGATTGCGTTTATATTATTGTTCTTTATTGGCGCTAAAATGATTTATGAAGCGTTTTCAGAAGGAATTGAAGACGATATTTGCCAAGTGACCCATCGCATAATGTTAACGCTCGCGATTGCCACCAGTGTTGATGCAATGGCGGCAGGGTTTAGTTTGCCGTTGTTGGATGTTAATCCGTTTGTTGCTTGCGCCATTATTGGTATCGTGACTTTTATCTTTAGTTTTATAGGTGTGTTTATCGGGCGAAAAAGTGGCACTTGGTTGGAGAGTAAAGCGGAACTGGCTGGCGGAATTGTGTTGATATTGATCGCGTTTAAGCTTTTGTTGGTTTGA
- a CDS encoding Hsp20 family protein produces MRNVDFAPLYRNAIGFDRLFNLMESNNTKNSSGGYPPYNIEQKDEHHYRITMAVAGFADEQLDITQQENMLIVRGERQADENKNYVYQGIAERDFERKFQLADYVKVIGATMENGLLHVDLEREIPEAMQPRKIAINGQKLIES; encoded by the coding sequence ATGCGTAATGTAGATTTTGCCCCCCTATACCGTAATGCCATTGGTTTTGATCGTTTATTTAACCTAATGGAATCGAACAACACCAAGAATAGCTCCGGCGGTTACCCTCCATATAATATCGAGCAAAAAGACGAACATCATTATCGTATTACGATGGCGGTAGCGGGTTTTGCTGATGAGCAGCTTGATATCACTCAGCAAGAAAATATGTTAATCGTGCGTGGTGAACGTCAAGCCGATGAAAATAAAAACTACGTTTATCAAGGTATTGCAGAGCGTGATTTTGAGCGTAAATTCCAATTAGCGGATTATGTTAAAGTGATTGGCGCCACCATGGAAAATGGTTTATTACATGTCGATCTCGAACGTGAAATCCCAGAAGCGATGCAGCCGCGTAAGATTGCGATAAATGGTCAAAAACTGATTGAAAGCTAA
- the cyaY gene encoding iron donor protein CyaY gives MNDTEFHQLVDIQMTAIEEAIDESGADIDYEVSGNVMTLEFENRSQIIINRQEPMHEIWLASKSGGYHFKYVENEWICSKTGVELFALVKTECAKHADEEIEWV, from the coding sequence ATGAATGATACTGAATTTCATCAACTGGTCGATATTCAAATGACGGCGATCGAAGAAGCGATTGATGAGTCTGGCGCCGATATTGATTATGAAGTGTCGGGCAATGTGATGACGCTTGAATTTGAAAATCGCAGCCAAATCATTATTAATCGCCAAGAGCCGATGCACGAAATTTGGTTAGCCTCTAAATCCGGTGGCTATCATTTTAAATACGTTGAAAATGAATGGATTTGCTCAAAAACTGGAGTGGAATTATTCGCACTCGTTAAAACCGAATGCGCTAAACACGCCGATGAAGAGATTGAGTGGGTATAA
- the pepE gene encoding dipeptidase PepE: protein MDVMLFSNGKLPGNTQLLEFGLDWIEAMVKRTGAKNFVFIPYAMIRGDYQERTEQLQAGLGKFGCKVTNIESADDQVKALQEADGILVSGGNTWVLNKMLHDKGLVGPLRQAVLQQDKPYIGWSAGTNIAAPTMCTTNDMPIVSAAILTSLNFVPFQINPHYIEATMEGHMGETRDERIEEYLLMNPHQVVAGIPEGTLLHIQDGKLSYSAANGKPMKLFANKQEPQYFEAGSDIQFLMERGC, encoded by the coding sequence ATGGATGTCATGCTATTTAGCAATGGTAAATTACCTGGCAATACTCAACTACTTGAGTTTGGTCTGGACTGGATTGAAGCTATGGTAAAACGCACAGGGGCAAAAAACTTTGTATTTATCCCTTACGCGATGATCCGTGGTGATTACCAAGAGCGCACCGAACAACTGCAAGCGGGTCTTGGTAAATTTGGCTGTAAAGTCACCAATATTGAAAGCGCCGATGATCAGGTCAAAGCTCTGCAAGAGGCCGATGGTATTTTGGTGAGCGGTGGCAACACTTGGGTATTAAATAAAATGCTGCATGATAAAGGTTTAGTGGGTCCACTTCGTCAAGCGGTACTACAACAAGATAAGCCTTACATTGGCTGGAGCGCTGGTACCAACATTGCCGCGCCAACCATGTGTACCACCAATGATATGCCAATCGTCAGCGCAGCGATTTTAACCTCATTAAACTTTGTACCATTCCAAATTAACCCGCACTACATTGAAGCAACAATGGAAGGGCACATGGGTGAAACTCGTGATGAGCGTATTGAAGAGTACTTATTAATGAACCCACATCAAGTGGTGGCGGGCATCCCTGAAGGGACGTTACTGCATATTCAAGATGGTAAGTTGTCTTACTCTGCGGCTAATGGTAAACCAATGAAGTTGTTTGCTAACAAGCAAGAGCCACAATATTTTGAAGCTGGATCTGATATTCAATTCTTAATGGAAAGAGGCTGCTAA
- the glyS gene encoding glycine--tRNA ligase subunit beta, which produces MAKNFLIELGTEELPPTQLRTLAESFAANFEAELKSAAIAHAGVKWYASPRRLALKVTDLEEGQQDKIVEKRGPAIASAFDADGNPTKAAQGWARGNGITVEQAERLKTDKGEWLLHRQQVKGQPVQALVVDMAAKALSNLPIAKPMRWADKDTQFIRPVKTLTILLGDELIEGEILGVASARTIRGHRFMGEREFTIDNADQYPSLLEEKGKVMADYEARKAIILRDSQQAAIAVGGTADLEDDLVEEVTSLVEWPVVLTAKFEEEFLKVPSEALVYTMKGDQKYFPVYDDNKKLLPNFIFVSNIESKDPRQVIEGNEKVVRPRLADAEFFFNTDRKRTLESHLPELETAIFQKQLGTIKDKTDRITDLAGLIAEAIGADVAKSKRAGLLAKCDLMTSMVFEFTDTQGVMGMHYARHDGEDEEVAVALNEQYMPRFAGDDLPSSDVAAAVAMADKLDTLVGIFGIGQAPKGSDPFALRRAALGILRIIVEKGYHLDLVDLIAQAKSLFKVDLSNQKVEDDVLEFMLGRFRAWYQDAGFSIDIIQAVLARRPTKPLDFDQRVKAVSHFRGLDEAEALAAANKRVGNILAKFDGELSAEIELTLLQEDAEKALAEEVEVMTEALEPAFATGDYQQALSKLAALRKPVDAFFDNVMVMSDDEALKKNRLTLLNNLRNLFLQIADISLLQK; this is translated from the coding sequence ATGGCGAAGAATTTTTTAATTGAGCTCGGTACTGAAGAATTACCACCAACCCAGCTTCGCACCTTAGCAGAAAGCTTTGCCGCTAACTTTGAAGCAGAACTTAAATCAGCGGCTATCGCGCATGCTGGTGTTAAATGGTATGCCTCTCCTCGTCGTTTAGCGTTAAAAGTGACGGATTTAGAAGAAGGTCAACAAGACAAAATCGTTGAAAAACGTGGTCCTGCGATTGCTTCTGCTTTTGACGCCGACGGTAATCCAACCAAAGCTGCTCAAGGTTGGGCGCGTGGTAATGGCATTACAGTTGAGCAAGCCGAGCGTCTAAAAACTGATAAAGGTGAATGGCTACTGCACAGACAGCAAGTGAAAGGCCAACCGGTACAAGCACTGGTGGTAGATATGGCAGCAAAAGCATTATCTAACCTTCCTATCGCCAAGCCAATGCGTTGGGCTGACAAAGACACTCAATTTATTCGTCCAGTGAAAACCCTGACTATCTTGTTAGGTGATGAACTGATCGAAGGTGAAATCTTAGGCGTAGCTTCTGCTCGTACTATTCGCGGCCACCGCTTTATGGGCGAACGTGAATTTACTATCGACAACGCCGATCAATACCCAAGCTTGCTAGAAGAAAAAGGCAAGGTTATGGCCGATTACGAAGCGCGTAAGGCTATTATTCTGCGTGACTCGCAACAAGCCGCCATTGCGGTTGGCGGTACCGCCGATCTTGAAGATGACTTAGTTGAAGAAGTAACATCTTTGGTTGAATGGCCTGTAGTATTAACCGCTAAGTTTGAAGAAGAGTTTTTGAAAGTGCCTTCTGAAGCTTTGGTTTATACCATGAAAGGCGATCAAAAATACTTCCCTGTGTACGACGATAATAAGAAGTTGCTACCTAACTTTATCTTTGTGTCGAACATTGAATCGAAAGATCCACGTCAAGTAATTGAAGGTAATGAGAAAGTGGTTCGCCCACGTTTAGCCGATGCTGAATTCTTCTTCAACACCGACCGTAAGCGTACTTTAGAATCTCATCTTCCAGAGCTTGAAACTGCGATCTTCCAAAAGCAACTTGGTACGATTAAAGATAAAACCGATCGCATTACCGATCTTGCCGGCTTAATTGCTGAAGCGATTGGCGCGGATGTAGCAAAATCAAAACGCGCAGGCTTACTTGCCAAGTGCGACTTGATGACCTCGATGGTATTTGAATTCACCGATACCCAAGGCGTTATGGGCATGCACTATGCTCGCCATGATGGTGAAGATGAAGAAGTCGCAGTGGCGCTAAACGAGCAGTACATGCCTCGCTTTGCCGGTGATGACCTACCAAGCTCCGATGTGGCAGCCGCAGTAGCTATGGCCGATAAACTGGATACTTTAGTTGGTATTTTCGGCATTGGCCAAGCGCCAAAAGGCTCAGATCCATTTGCTCTACGTCGCGCTGCATTAGGTATTTTGCGCATCATCGTTGAGAAAGGTTACCATCTAGATTTAGTCGATTTAATCGCACAAGCTAAATCACTGTTCAAAGTAGACCTAAGCAACCAAAAAGTTGAAGACGACGTTCTTGAATTCATGCTTGGTCGTTTCCGCGCTTGGTATCAAGACGCTGGATTTAGCATTGATATTATTCAAGCGGTATTAGCTCGTCGCCCAACCAAACCGTTAGACTTCGATCAACGCGTAAAAGCCGTTTCTCACTTCCGAGGACTAGACGAAGCCGAAGCACTGGCGGCTGCCAATAAACGTGTTGGTAATATCCTCGCTAAATTCGATGGTGAATTAAGCGCTGAGATCGAGTTAACGCTGCTGCAAGAAGACGCAGAAAAAGCCTTAGCCGAAGAAGTCGAAGTGATGACCGAAGCACTCGAGCCTGCATTCGCCACTGGTGACTACCAACAAGCCCTGAGCAAGTTGGCCGCGCTACGCAAACCAGTTGATGCTTTCTTCGATAATGTGATGGTAATGAGCGATGATGAAGCATTGAAGAAAAACCGCTTAACACTGCTGAACAACCTACGTAACTTGTTCTTGCAGATCGCGGATATTTCTTTGTTGCAGAAATAG
- the dapF gene encoding diaminopimelate epimerase → MHFHFSKMHGLGNDFMVVDCVTQNIFFSPDLIRRLADRHTGVGFDQLLVVEAPYDPETDFHYRIFNADGSEVEQCGNGARCFARFVRMKGLTNKYSINVSTKKGRMILKVESHDMVTVNMGKPVFEPSKIPFKAKQAEKTYILRAGEHTLFCGAVSMGNPHVVTIVDDVDSFDVESVGRLLESHERFPERVNAGFMQILDRNNVKLRVYERGAGETQACGSGACGAVAIGIDQGLLDAEVTVQLPGGELRIFWIGEGHPLHMTGPVAHVYDGQITC, encoded by the coding sequence ATGCATTTCCATTTTTCTAAAATGCACGGTTTGGGTAACGACTTTATGGTGGTCGATTGTGTTACCCAAAACATCTTCTTTTCCCCTGATCTGATCCGTCGTTTAGCCGACCGTCATACTGGTGTTGGCTTTGATCAATTGTTGGTGGTAGAAGCGCCTTATGATCCAGAAACCGATTTCCATTATCGTATTTTCAATGCCGATGGCAGCGAAGTAGAACAATGTGGCAATGGTGCCCGTTGTTTTGCTCGTTTCGTGCGTATGAAAGGCTTAACCAATAAATACAGTATTAATGTCAGCACCAAAAAAGGTCGTATGATCTTAAAAGTGGAAAGCCACGATATGGTGACGGTTAATATGGGTAAGCCGGTATTTGAACCAAGCAAGATCCCGTTTAAAGCCAAACAAGCGGAAAAGACCTACATTCTACGCGCTGGCGAACACACTTTATTTTGTGGTGCAGTCAGCATGGGGAATCCGCATGTAGTGACCATTGTCGATGATGTGGATAGCTTTGATGTGGAATCGGTAGGTCGATTACTTGAATCCCACGAACGCTTCCCTGAACGTGTTAACGCCGGCTTTATGCAAATTCTCGATCGTAATAATGTGAAACTACGGGTTTATGAACGTGGTGCGGGCGAAACCCAAGCTTGTGGTAGTGGTGCGTGTGGCGCGGTAGCGATTGGGATTGACCAAGGCTTATTAGATGCCGAAGTGACGGTACAATTACCCGGTGGTGAGTTGCGTATTTTCTGGATAGGTGAAGGTCATCCATTGCACATGACAGGCCCTGTGGCACATGTGTATGATGGTCAAATTACCTGCTAA
- the lysA gene encoding diaminopimelate decarboxylase, which translates to MDYFNYQDDGRLWAENVSLTELANQHGTPLYVYSRATLERHWKAFDCSVAEHPHLVCYAVKANSNIGVLNVLARLGSGFDIVSGGELERVIAAGGDAKKIVFSGVGKTAVEMKRALELGIKCFNVESEPELERLNKVAGELGVIAPISLRINPDVDAHTHPYISTGLRDNKFGIAFDRAPQVYAFANSLPNLNVQGIDCHIGSQLTELEPFIDAIDRLLALIDELTAQGIHIRHLDVGGGLGVVYRDELPPQPSDYAKALLSRLENHSHLELIFEPGRAIAANAGVLLTKVELLKPTEHKNFAVIDAAMNDLIRPSLYQAWMNIVPVAPRKGEALTYDLVGPICETGDCLGKDRELVLEEGDLLAVRSAGAYGFVMASNYNTRGRAAEVIVDGSQAHVVRQREKVESLWELESLLP; encoded by the coding sequence TTGGATTATTTTAATTATCAGGATGATGGTCGGCTTTGGGCTGAAAATGTATCTCTTACTGAGTTAGCAAATCAACATGGCACGCCGTTGTATGTGTATTCGCGCGCGACATTAGAGCGTCACTGGAAAGCGTTTGATTGTTCGGTGGCAGAGCACCCGCATTTAGTCTGTTATGCAGTTAAGGCGAATTCCAATATTGGGGTGTTAAATGTGCTGGCTCGTTTAGGGTCGGGTTTTGATATTGTGTCGGGCGGTGAGCTTGAACGTGTGATTGCCGCCGGTGGTGATGCGAAAAAAATCGTATTCTCTGGTGTGGGTAAAACCGCAGTTGAAATGAAGCGTGCGTTAGAGTTAGGCATTAAATGTTTTAACGTTGAGTCAGAGCCTGAACTTGAGCGTTTAAATAAAGTGGCAGGTGAGCTCGGGGTTATTGCGCCAATCTCACTGCGGATTAACCCCGATGTTGATGCCCATACGCACCCGTATATTTCGACAGGTTTGCGTGATAATAAGTTTGGTATTGCATTTGATCGCGCGCCACAAGTGTATGCATTTGCCAACAGTTTGCCGAATCTTAATGTGCAAGGTATTGATTGCCATATCGGTTCGCAATTAACCGAATTAGAACCGTTTATTGATGCCATCGATCGCTTGTTAGCCTTGATTGATGAGCTAACCGCGCAAGGTATTCATATTCGTCATTTGGATGTCGGTGGCGGTTTAGGGGTGGTGTATCGTGATGAATTGCCACCTCAACCTTCTGATTACGCCAAAGCATTATTATCTCGCTTAGAAAATCACAGCCATCTTGAGCTTATTTTTGAACCGGGTCGCGCCATTGCTGCTAATGCTGGGGTGTTGCTGACCAAGGTTGAATTGCTAAAACCGACTGAGCACAAAAATTTTGCGGTGATTGATGCGGCGATGAATGATTTGATCCGTCCTTCTTTATATCAAGCTTGGATGAATATTGTGCCAGTCGCGCCGCGTAAAGGTGAGGCATTAACTTACGACTTAGTTGGCCCGATTTGTGAAACCGGTGATTGCCTTGGTAAAGATCGCGAATTAGTGCTGGAAGAAGGCGACTTATTAGCGGTGCGCTCGGCAGGTGCTTATGGTTTTGTGATGGCTTCTAACTACAATACTCGTGGTCGTGCGGCAGAAGTGATTGTCGACGGCTCGCAAGCCCATGTGGTTCGCCAGCGTGAAAAAGTGGAATCGCTGTGGGAGCTAGAAAGCTTGCTCCCTTAA
- a CDS encoding catalase, giving the protein MSKKLTTAAGCPVAHNQNVQTAGKRGPQLLQDVWFLEKLAHFDREVIPERRMHAKGSGAYGTFTVTHDISQYTKAKIFSEIGKKTDLFARFTTVAGERGAADAERDIRGFALKFYTEEGNWDLVGNNTPVFFLRDPLKFPDLNHAVKRDPRTNLRSADNNWDFWTSLPEALHQVTIVMSDRGIPATYRHMHGFGSHTFSFINADNERFWVKFHMKSQQGIKNLSEVEAAKLIGEDRESHQRDLLDSIDNGDYPKWKFQVQIMPEADAEKVSYHPFDLTKIWPHKDYPLIDVGEFELNRNPENFFAEVEQSAFNPASVVPGISFSPDRMLQGRLFSYGDAQRYRLGVNHHSIPVNAPRCPVHSYHRDGAMRVDNNHGGTIGYEPNSQGEWAEQPDFSEPPLRLDSAVAHWDFREDDDDYYSQPRALFQLMTSEKQQILFENTAGNIGGAAKHIQLRHLSNCYKADPAYAVGIAKLLGIEESEYAS; this is encoded by the coding sequence ATGTCTAAAAAATTAACCACTGCGGCTGGGTGTCCAGTGGCGCATAACCAAAATGTCCAGACTGCCGGAAAGCGCGGCCCTCAATTACTGCAAGATGTATGGTTTCTCGAAAAACTGGCCCATTTTGATCGCGAAGTGATCCCTGAGCGTCGTATGCACGCTAAAGGTTCTGGTGCTTACGGGACTTTCACCGTTACCCACGATATTAGCCAATATACCAAAGCCAAAATTTTCTCTGAGATTGGTAAAAAAACCGATCTGTTTGCTCGCTTTACTACCGTTGCTGGTGAGCGTGGCGCAGCCGATGCCGAGCGTGATATTCGTGGTTTTGCTTTAAAATTTTATACCGAAGAAGGTAACTGGGATTTAGTCGGCAACAATACGCCGGTTTTCTTCTTGCGTGATCCACTTAAATTCCCCGACTTAAACCACGCGGTAAAACGCGATCCGCGTACCAATCTACGTAGCGCCGATAATAACTGGGACTTCTGGACATCATTACCCGAAGCATTGCACCAAGTGACAATTGTGATGAGTGATCGTGGTATTCCTGCCACTTACCGTCACATGCATGGTTTTGGTAGCCATACCTTTAGTTTTATCAATGCTGACAATGAGCGTTTCTGGGTTAAATTCCACATGAAATCTCAACAAGGGATCAAAAACTTAAGCGAAGTAGAAGCGGCGAAACTGATCGGTGAAGACCGTGAAAGCCACCAGCGCGATTTGCTTGATAGCATTGATAATGGCGATTATCCAAAATGGAAATTCCAAGTTCAGATCATGCCAGAAGCTGATGCTGAAAAAGTGTCTTATCACCCGTTTGATTTAACCAAAATTTGGCCACATAAAGATTATCCATTGATCGATGTGGGGGAGTTTGAGCTTAACCGTAACCCTGAGAACTTCTTTGCTGAAGTCGAGCAATCTGCATTTAACCCCGCGAGTGTGGTTCCGGGGATCAGCTTCTCGCCCGATCGCATGCTGCAAGGGCGCTTGTTCTCTTATGGCGATGCACAGCGTTACCGTTTGGGGGTGAATCATCATTCAATCCCAGTCAATGCACCACGTTGCCCTGTACACAGTTATCATCGTGATGGCGCAATGCGGGTCGATAACAACCATGGCGGCACTATTGGTTATGAACCAAACTCCCAAGGTGAGTGGGCAGAGCAACCCGATTTCTCCGAGCCGCCATTAAGACTCGATAGCGCCGTCGCTCATTGGGATTTCCGCGAAGATGATGATGATTACTACTCACAACCACGTGCATTATTCCAATTAATGACCTCAGAGAAGCAACAGATCTTGTTTGAAAACACCGCTGGTAATATTGGTGGTGCCGCCAAGCATATCCAACTACGTCATTTAAGCAATTGTTACAAAGCAGACCCTGCTTATGCGGTCGGTATTGCTAAGTTACTAGGCATTGAAGAGAGTGAATACGCGAGTTAA
- a CDS encoding valine--pyruvate transaminase: MQYSKFGNKFNRFSGITQLMDDLNDGLRTPGAIMLGGGNPAAIPEMVEYFKQASADMLASGELINAMTNYDGPQGKNTFTQSLAKLLKDTYGWDISSKNISLTNGSQSAFFSIFNLFAGKHDYGSHKKILLPLAPEYIGYSDAGIDEDIFISYHPEIEILENRMFKYHVDFEQVHVDDSVAAICASRPTNPTGNVLTDEEVCKLDKLARANNIPLIIDNAYGTPFPDIIFEDVTPFWNDNTILCMSLSKLGLPGVRCGIVIASEAMTQAMTNINGIVNLAPCSIGPAIANHMIEQGDLLPLSENVIKPFYQRKALHAVELLQTAIPDPRFKIHKPEGAIFLWLWFDQLPITSIELYQRLKARGVLIVPGEYFFFGQEAKEEKWDHAHQCLRMNYVQSDDDIQRGIEIIAEEVNKAYS; encoded by the coding sequence ATGCAGTATTCAAAGTTTGGTAATAAGTTTAATCGATTCTCTGGTATTACCCAGTTAATGGACGATCTCAATGATGGTTTGCGTACCCCTGGCGCGATCATGCTCGGAGGTGGAAATCCAGCCGCCATTCCAGAAATGGTAGAATACTTCAAGCAAGCCAGCGCCGATATGCTTGCCAGTGGCGAATTAATTAACGCCATGACCAACTATGATGGCCCACAAGGTAAAAACACCTTTACCCAAAGCCTAGCCAAGCTATTAAAAGACACTTACGGTTGGGATATCAGCAGCAAAAATATCAGCCTTACCAACGGCAGCCAAAGCGCATTCTTCTCTATTTTTAATCTATTTGCCGGTAAACATGACTATGGCAGTCATAAAAAAATCTTACTCCCTCTCGCCCCAGAATATATCGGTTATAGCGATGCCGGTATCGATGAAGATATTTTTATTTCTTATCATCCTGAAATCGAAATCCTTGAGAACCGCATGTTCAAATATCATGTTGATTTTGAGCAAGTACATGTCGATGATTCTGTCGCTGCAATTTGCGCCTCACGCCCTACCAATCCGACCGGAAACGTCTTAACCGATGAAGAAGTGTGTAAGCTTGATAAACTGGCCCGCGCCAACAATATTCCATTAATTATCGATAATGCTTACGGCACCCCATTCCCAGACATTATCTTTGAAGATGTTACCCCGTTTTGGAATGACAACACTATTTTGTGCATGAGCTTATCGAAATTAGGCTTACCCGGCGTGCGCTGCGGCATCGTGATCGCCAGTGAAGCCATGACCCAAGCCATGACCAACATCAATGGTATTGTTAACCTCGCGCCGTGCAGCATCGGCCCAGCGATAGCCAATCACATGATTGAACAAGGGGATTTATTACCATTAAGCGAAAATGTGATCAAACCCTTTTACCAGCGCAAAGCCTTACATGCGGTAGAGTTACTGCAAACCGCCATCCCCGATCCTCGCTTTAAAATCCATAAACCCGAAGGGGCGATTTTTTTATGGCTATGGTTTGATCAACTGCCCATCACCAGCATCGAACTCTACCAACGCCTAAAAGCCCGTGGTGTATTGATTGTACCGGGTGAATACTTTTTCTTTGGTCAAGAAGCGAAAGAAGAAAAGTGGGATCACGCCCATCAATGCCTACGCATGAACTACGTGCAAAGTGATGACGACATACAACGAGGTATTGAGATCATTGCCGAGGAAGTGAATAAGGCGTATTCATAA
- the tusA gene encoding sulfurtransferase TusA, translating to MPFTADNATKILDAQGLRCPEPVMMVRKNIRALQDGETLLITADDPSTTRDIPSFCRFMDHQLIAAQTEQLPYQFLIKKGL from the coding sequence ATGCCATTTACTGCTGATAACGCGACTAAAATATTAGATGCCCAAGGGCTACGCTGCCCAGAGCCGGTGATGATGGTGCGTAAAAACATTCGCGCACTGCAAGATGGAGAAACCTTGTTGATCACCGCCGACGATCCCTCGACCACGCGGGATATTCCAAGTTTTTGCCGCTTTATGGATCATCAACTGATCGCCGCTCAAACCGAGCAATTGCCGTATCAATTTTTGATCAAGAAAGGCTTGTAA